Genomic DNA from Blastocatellia bacterium:
TTGAAATTTGCCGCCGCCTCCGTCGGGATGAGGCCACCATGCATATCCCTGTTGTGATGCTGACGGCGCGGACAGCAGAAACCGATAAGGTTCTTGGACTAGAGCTGGGCGCCGACGACTATGTGACCAAACCGTTCAGCATGCGAGAGCTGATAGCGCGGATCAAGGCCATCATGCGACGAACACAACCTGACCAGCCGTCAGCCGATTTCAACGACGGAGTGCTCCACATTCAGTTTGACGACTTCAAAGTGACGGTGGCTGGTCGAGAGGTCAAATTAACGCGCAAGGAATTTGATTTGCTCAAAGCGCTGGTGCAAAACCAAGGTCGCGTGCTGACCCGTGACCGTCTGCTCGACCGTGTCTGGGGATTGGAGTATCACGGCGCCACGCGCACACTGGATGTGCACATTCGCCGGCTGCGACAAAAGCTGGGCGCTGCCGGCCAGGCGATCGAGACGGTGGTTGGTGTCGGCTATCGGTTCCGCGCGCAGCAGGCCGCCGCGTCTGATGAACAACCTTACGTGAAGGCCATGACATCATGAGTTGGCTTGTCGGCCTGACGTTGTGTGTATTGTTCGGCGCCGTGCTCATTGGCGGATGGCTGGTTCATCACCGCGTGCGCTTGCCACTGGCTCGGTTACGCCATACGCTGCGCACTCTCGGCGTCCCGTGTGATGATTCTGCTGAAGCAACGCTGCGGACGGCCACAGAGCAGCTCAAGGATTTGGCCAGGCATGCTCAACAAGCGGAAAAAGATTTAGCCCTGCTAAGCTCACTGATTCTGCGCACGGACGATGGCATCATCGTTGTGGATCGTCACCTGCGCATCGTGTTAGCCAATCGGGCTGCGGCAGCCCTGTGGGGGCGCGCGGAGACCGGATTGGAGGGCAGCCGCCTGGCCGACCTCGTCAGAGACAAGCAGGTCTATGACGGGTTCTGCAACGCAATCGAGCAGCAGCAGCCGTTTCAAGGCCGGTTCGAGCGCGCTGAAGGCCATGATCGTCAGGTTTTTGAGCTGCACATTA
This window encodes:
- a CDS encoding response regulator transcription factor, coding for MKRRVLIIEDDPDISRSIQYNLERTGEYDVHVATSGEQGLERLLRHPPDLLVLDVNLPHMSGFEICRRLRRDEATMHIPVVMLTARTAETDKVLGLELGADDYVTKPFSMRELIARIKAIMRRTQPDQPSADFNDGVLHIQFDDFKVTVAGREVKLTRKEFDLLKALVQNQGRVLTRDRLLDRVWGLEYHGATRTLDVHIRRLRQKLGAAGQAIETVVGVGYRFRAQQAAASDEQPYVKAMTS